Proteins co-encoded in one Lysobacter solisilvae genomic window:
- a CDS encoding YdeI/OmpD-associated family protein: MGARDPRVDDYIGQAAEFARPILEYVRERAHWACPECSEALKWGMPSFLYRGKILCSTAAFRQHASVALWRAGPATGAGAAKREGMGQFGRLTSVRDLPGKREFATLLRQAMARVDAGVPGRPKSARAPLTVPADLASALAGNAQARMHFDAFPPSARRDYVEWIIEARQSATRQRRLAQSVEWLAQGKRRHWKYERAPGS, from the coding sequence ATGGGTGCGCGCGACCCGCGTGTGGACGATTACATCGGACAAGCGGCGGAATTTGCCCGACCAATCCTCGAATACGTGCGCGAACGGGCCCACTGGGCCTGCCCGGAGTGCAGCGAGGCGCTCAAGTGGGGCATGCCCAGCTTCCTGTACCGCGGGAAGATCCTGTGTTCGACGGCGGCCTTCAGGCAGCACGCCAGCGTCGCCCTGTGGCGCGCCGGACCGGCAACGGGCGCGGGGGCGGCCAAACGCGAGGGCATGGGACAGTTCGGACGGCTCACGAGCGTCCGTGACCTGCCCGGCAAGCGCGAGTTCGCCACCCTGCTGCGGCAGGCGATGGCGCGGGTGGACGCGGGCGTGCCCGGCCGCCCCAAGAGCGCACGGGCCCCGTTGACCGTCCCCGCCGACCTGGCGTCGGCGCTGGCCGGCAATGCGCAGGCCCGGATGCATTTCGATGCATTCCCGCCCAGTGCCCGGCGCGATTACGTCGAATGGATCATCGAGGCCAGGCAGTCGGCGACGCGGCAGCGCCGGCTGGCCCAGTCGGTGGAATGGCTGGCGCAGGGCAAGCGACGCCACTGGAAGTACGAGCGCGCGCCCGGCAGCTGA